In one bacterium genomic region, the following are encoded:
- a CDS encoding 2-dehydro-3-deoxyglucarate aldolase: MRTNTVKQALREGRATVGSWLTLPDPVAALQMTTVGFDWLTIDLEHSSTDYQTAAIMCQLIAHAGSTPIVRVPWNTNENVKHALDSGAFGVIFPMQSSRADVEQAVAWAKYPPQGLRGYGPTLAVIGFETDARTYFEHANDETLVIVQIEQVEAVDALDDILSVPGVDVAFIGPNDLSASMGLSPFESHGDPRFIETVAHIRERAEAHGVAPGIYAPTPQIGRQRLDEGFRFVGVGDEAGHMLSGARAALAQLR; encoded by the coding sequence ATGCGCACCAACACCGTCAAACAAGCCCTGCGCGAGGGCCGCGCCACCGTCGGCTCGTGGCTCACGCTGCCCGACCCGGTCGCCGCGCTGCAGATGACCACCGTGGGCTTCGACTGGCTCACCATTGACCTGGAGCACAGCAGCACCGACTACCAGACGGCCGCGATCATGTGCCAGCTGATCGCCCACGCCGGCTCGACGCCCATCGTGCGCGTGCCGTGGAACACCAACGAGAACGTGAAGCACGCGCTCGACAGCGGCGCCTTCGGCGTCATCTTCCCCATGCAGAGTAGCCGCGCCGACGTGGAACAGGCCGTCGCGTGGGCCAAGTACCCGCCGCAGGGCCTCCGCGGCTATGGCCCCACCCTCGCCGTGATCGGCTTCGAGACAGACGCCCGGACATACTTCGAGCACGCCAACGACGAGACCCTGGTCATCGTGCAGATCGAGCAGGTGGAGGCCGTGGACGCCCTCGACGACATCCTCAGTGTGCCGGGCGTGGATGTCGCCTTCATCGGCCCCAACGACCTGAGCGCCTCGATGGGCTTGAGCCCCTTCGAGTCCCATGGCGACCCGCGCTTCATCGAGACTGTCGCCCACATCCGCGAGCGCGCCGAGGCCCATGGGGTCGCCCCCGGCATCTACGCCCCGACGCCCCAGATCGGCCGCCAGCGTCTCGACGAGGGCTTCCGCTTCGTCGGCGTGGGCGACGAAGCCGGCCACATGCTCAGCGGGGCGCGGGCGGCCCTGGCGCAGTTGCGGTAG
- a CDS encoding discoidin domain-containing protein — protein MRPVLRMTMALCLAWLAWAPLHAQGAYVKRATARETYVASQAAASAVATLGPWYVIGPFDSTNGAGFDTKYPPEEKVDLHAAYPGKGGHEVRWQRGAFRDGESNSLAVFPDNENMAAYLYRTITVPEARALPVALGSDDTLTVWLNGERLLAHNVGRACVLGDERLTLNLRAGKNDLLLKVCQGGGPCGFAFGLDTGADQLLTRIAADFPDQINDLLLELDWLRQAKAQRLPPGTAIAPEDDAPGACDGVKQGGTGFHTQLEDKPWWQVDLGQVVALDHALLYNREDCAARAAHILMLLSDDGQSWRQVWQNDGTVFHGGTDGKPLRVALTGQRARYVRLQQPGREFLHLDEVELYGAADPETNLALDRPCTESSSSPWSTYTPYKGPRTANEAADRARFRAATADALQLARQTLAFVQSVRPLPDAARELADLQQASEAAPATADWQDLYLRTRRLRREIILSHPRLDFDRMLLVKRGPPLYSHMVDQYEGRHSQPGDGLVMLSHWKTQPQVEVLLRDRLPRGTVGHPDLSFDARRVVFNYCDNTVEPREQRRFFLYELDLQTRQVRQITGKAGVDPLEGWDGRQTVLIEDFDPCYLPDGGIAFVSTRNQGFGRCHGGRYTPSYVLYRCEADGSKITRLSYGEANEWNPGVLPDGQIIYTRWDYINRHDVLFQSLWTTRPDGTATAHYYANSTRNPCMAAQAKAIPGTDLLVALATAHHSYSAGSIFTVNRRAGEEGMDPVTRITPECSFPETEGWSMGSYTDPCPLSSDLFLAAYDPNPLITQGKVARPDGYGVHLVDTLGGRELLYRDPATCCFAPLPVQPRPLPPTIPSALTPGQTDGVFLVQNVYNSFVPLEPGSVKTLRVVAMHEQPTASAAERSAVSQEIVKSVVGTVPVAADGSAAFRAPARRPLLFQLLDENNVSLFSMRSQVYLQPGETMSCAGCHEPRGSSPVARRYEHAATAQALTPPPGPQYPGGFSFARTVQPVLDRSCLRCHGLKHRAAGLSLLGTPTAQFNEAYDALVAGPGWLKLAYRNVQTDISQPGDYGAQAGKLARFLLDEHRGKAKLDRDSFTRIAEWMDLNGQYYGDYSFQRHERRAPSEAGVKALRAYVAQSCNSCHAGMSDQPLAALVNVAAPLESRVLQAPLATGAGGWGQCKQTWGSTNEAGYVEMKKRVLAATGE, from the coding sequence ATGCGTCCCGTGCTGCGCATGACGATGGCCTTGTGCCTGGCCTGGCTGGCGTGGGCGCCGCTGCACGCGCAGGGCGCCTATGTCAAGCGCGCCACCGCGCGCGAGACCTACGTCGCCTCGCAGGCGGCGGCCTCGGCGGTGGCGACCCTCGGCCCCTGGTACGTCATCGGCCCCTTCGACTCCACCAACGGCGCGGGCTTCGACACGAAGTATCCCCCGGAAGAGAAAGTGGACCTGCACGCCGCGTACCCCGGCAAGGGCGGGCATGAGGTCCGCTGGCAGCGCGGCGCGTTCCGCGATGGCGAGAGCAACTCCCTGGCCGTCTTCCCCGACAACGAGAACATGGCCGCCTACCTGTATCGCACCATCACGGTCCCGGAGGCCCGCGCGCTGCCGGTCGCGCTGGGCAGCGATGACACGCTGACGGTGTGGCTCAACGGCGAGCGGCTCCTGGCCCACAACGTCGGCCGCGCCTGCGTGTTGGGCGATGAGCGCCTGACGTTGAACCTTCGCGCCGGGAAGAACGATCTGCTCCTGAAGGTCTGCCAGGGCGGCGGACCGTGCGGCTTCGCGTTCGGCCTGGACACCGGCGCCGACCAGCTGCTCACCCGCATCGCCGCCGACTTCCCCGACCAGATCAACGACCTGCTGCTGGAGTTGGACTGGCTGCGGCAGGCCAAAGCCCAGAGGCTGCCGCCGGGCACGGCCATCGCGCCCGAGGACGATGCCCCCGGCGCCTGCGACGGCGTCAAACAGGGCGGGACGGGCTTCCATACGCAACTGGAGGACAAGCCCTGGTGGCAGGTGGACCTAGGGCAGGTGGTCGCGCTCGATCACGCGCTGCTGTACAACCGCGAGGATTGCGCTGCCCGCGCCGCGCACATCCTGATGCTGCTCTCCGACGACGGGCAAAGCTGGCGGCAGGTCTGGCAGAACGATGGCACGGTCTTCCACGGCGGCACCGACGGCAAGCCGCTGCGGGTGGCGCTGACGGGGCAGCGGGCGCGCTACGTGCGCCTGCAGCAGCCGGGCCGCGAGTTCCTGCACCTCGATGAGGTCGAGCTCTACGGCGCCGCGGACCCGGAGACGAACCTGGCCCTCGACCGCCCCTGCACCGAAAGCTCCTCCAGCCCCTGGTCCACCTACACGCCATACAAGGGCCCGCGCACGGCCAATGAGGCCGCCGACCGCGCCCGCTTCCGCGCCGCGACGGCGGACGCCCTGCAGTTGGCGCGCCAGACGCTGGCCTTCGTGCAGTCCGTTCGCCCGCTGCCCGACGCCGCGCGCGAGCTGGCGGACCTGCAGCAGGCCAGCGAGGCCGCGCCCGCCACGGCAGACTGGCAGGACCTGTACCTGCGCACCCGCCGCCTGCGCCGGGAGATCATCCTCAGCCACCCGCGGCTGGACTTCGACCGCATGCTGCTGGTCAAGCGCGGCCCGCCGCTGTACAGCCACATGGTGGACCAGTACGAGGGCCGACACAGCCAACCCGGCGACGGCCTCGTCATGCTGAGCCACTGGAAGACGCAGCCGCAGGTGGAGGTCCTGCTCCGGGACCGCCTGCCGCGCGGCACCGTCGGCCATCCCGACCTGTCCTTCGACGCCCGGCGGGTCGTCTTCAACTACTGCGACAACACGGTCGAGCCCCGCGAGCAGCGCCGCTTCTTCCTGTATGAACTCGACCTGCAGACCCGGCAGGTGCGGCAGATCACCGGGAAGGCCGGCGTGGACCCGCTCGAGGGCTGGGACGGCCGCCAGACGGTGCTGATCGAGGACTTCGACCCGTGCTACCTGCCCGATGGCGGGATCGCCTTCGTCTCGACCCGCAACCAGGGCTTCGGCCGCTGCCACGGCGGGCGCTACACGCCCTCGTATGTGCTGTACCGCTGCGAGGCTGATGGCAGCAAGATCACGCGCCTGTCGTATGGCGAAGCGAACGAGTGGAACCCCGGCGTGCTGCCCGACGGGCAGATCATCTACACGCGCTGGGACTACATCAACCGGCACGACGTGCTCTTCCAGAGCCTCTGGACCACGCGCCCGGACGGCACCGCGACGGCGCACTACTACGCCAACTCCACACGCAACCCGTGCATGGCCGCCCAGGCGAAGGCGATCCCCGGCACCGACCTGCTGGTCGCGCTGGCCACGGCGCACCACTCCTACAGCGCCGGCTCGATCTTCACGGTGAACCGCCGCGCCGGGGAAGAGGGGATGGACCCGGTCACACGGATCACGCCCGAGTGCAGCTTCCCGGAGACCGAGGGCTGGTCCATGGGCTCGTACACCGACCCCTGCCCGCTGTCGTCCGATCTGTTCCTGGCGGCATATGACCCCAACCCGCTCATCACGCAGGGCAAGGTCGCCCGGCCTGACGGCTACGGCGTCCATCTCGTGGACACCCTCGGCGGGCGGGAGCTGCTCTACCGCGATCCGGCGACGTGTTGCTTCGCGCCGCTGCCCGTCCAGCCACGCCCGCTGCCGCCCACCATCCCCTCGGCCCTGACGCCCGGCCAGACCGATGGGGTGTTCCTCGTCCAGAACGTCTACAACAGCTTCGTGCCGCTGGAGCCGGGGAGTGTGAAGACCCTGCGGGTGGTGGCGATGCACGAGCAACCGACGGCCAGCGCCGCCGAGCGCAGCGCCGTCAGCCAGGAGATCGTCAAGTCGGTCGTGGGGACGGTGCCGGTGGCGGCCGATGGCTCGGCGGCCTTCCGCGCCCCGGCCCGGCGCCCGCTGCTGTTCCAGCTCCTCGACGAGAACAACGTCTCGCTGTTCAGCATGCGCAGCCAGGTGTACCTGCAGCCTGGCGAGACGATGAGTTGCGCCGGCTGCCATGAGCCGCGCGGGTCGTCACCGGTGGCCAGGCGCTATGAACACGCGGCCACCGCCCAGGCCCTGACACCGCCACCGGGCCCCCAGTACCCGGGCGGCTTCAGCTTCGCCCGCACGGTGCAGCCCGTCCTGGATCGCTCGTGTCTCCGCTGCCACGGCCTCAAGCACCGCGCCGCCGGCCTCAGCCTGCTGGGGACGCCCACGGCGCAGTTCAACGAAGCGTACGATGCCCTCGTGGCGGGACCGGGGTGGCTCAAGCTGGCCTACCGCAATGTGCAGACCGACATCAGCCAGCCGGGTGACTACGGCGCCCAGGCGGGGAAGCTGGCCCGCTTCCTGCTCGACGAGCATCGCGGCAAGGCGAAGCTCGACCGCGACAGCTTCACGCGGATCGCCGAGTGGATGGACCTGAACGGCCAGTACTACGGCGACTACAGCTTCCAGCGCCACGAGCGCCGTGCCCCGTCGGAGGCGGGTGTCAAGGCACTCCGCGCCTACGTGGCGCAGTCGTGCAACTCCTGTCATGCGGGGATGAGCGATCAGCCGCTGGCGGCGTTGGTGAACGTGGCGGCGCCGCTGGAGAGCCGGGTCCTGCAAGCCCCGCTGGCAACCGGCGCGGGCGGTTGGGGGCAATGCAAGCAGACCTGGGGGAGCACGAACGAGGCTGGCTACGTCGAGATGAAGAAACGGGTCCTGGCGGCGACGGGGGAGTAG
- a CDS encoding formylglycine-generating enzyme family protein, whose translation MRRPLPLAMALLALSALPLGAAPTVHTGWPFDSAEAKRRQAETARALGCATERTLDLPGGGQLTLVLIPAGEFTMGAPPGEPHPDPDEVPAFKVIVSRPLWVSQCEITNGQFRLFRPDHDSRAIDTHWKDRVGPGPSLNGDQQPAVRLSWFAARDFCLWLGKTTGLNCRLPDETEWEYACRAGTDTPWVCAPGELARVANFADASLRSLKPWALRDDTQNDRAAASADVGRYEPNAWGLRDMHGNVAEWCGSDYGPYPLAEKRSASESAPKAVRGGSWDDRLRRVRSAFRQSYAPDYAVYNVGFRVVCDVEGK comes from the coding sequence ATGAGGAGGCCCCTGCCCCTCGCGATGGCGCTGCTCGCGTTGAGCGCCCTCCCTCTGGGGGCCGCGCCCACGGTCCACACCGGCTGGCCGTTTGACAGCGCCGAGGCGAAGCGACGGCAGGCGGAGACGGCGCGGGCCCTGGGCTGCGCCACCGAGCGCACGCTGGACCTGCCTGGCGGAGGGCAGCTCACGCTGGTGCTCATCCCGGCCGGCGAGTTCACGATGGGCGCCCCGCCAGGCGAGCCGCATCCCGACCCCGATGAGGTCCCCGCCTTCAAGGTCATCGTTTCGCGCCCGCTGTGGGTGAGCCAGTGCGAGATCACGAACGGGCAGTTCCGCCTGTTCCGTCCCGACCACGACAGCCGCGCCATTGACACCCACTGGAAGGACCGCGTGGGGCCGGGGCCGTCGCTCAACGGCGACCAGCAGCCGGCGGTGCGCCTCTCGTGGTTCGCCGCACGCGACTTCTGCCTGTGGCTCGGGAAGACCACGGGCCTGAACTGCCGCCTGCCGGATGAGACCGAGTGGGAGTATGCCTGCCGCGCCGGCACGGACACGCCCTGGGTGTGCGCGCCGGGCGAGTTGGCGCGCGTGGCCAACTTCGCTGACGCCAGCCTGCGCAGCCTGAAGCCGTGGGCGCTGCGTGACGACACCCAGAACGATCGTGCCGCGGCCTCGGCGGACGTGGGGCGGTACGAGCCGAATGCCTGGGGGCTGCGGGACATGCACGGGAACGTGGCGGAGTGGTGTGGCAGCGACTACGGGCCGTACCCGCTGGCGGAGAAGCGCTCGGCGAGTGAGAGCGCCCCGAAGGCCGTGCGCGGGGGCTCGTGGGACGACCGGCTGCGGCGCGTGCGGTCAGCGTTCCGGCAGAGCTACGCGCCGGACTATGCGGTGTACAACGTGGGGTTCCGGGTGGTGTGTGACGTGGAGGGGAAGTAG